The uncultured Desulfatiglans sp. DNA window CAAGTACCTGATGCTCGGATGGATCGAGCGTAATGTGCCCAAAGACGCGGAAAGCCTTCTTGACGCCTTTTCCGGCGGCGCGAACGTGGCCTACCACTTCAAGCGCAAGGGGTTGAAGGTCATCGCCAACGACCTGCTGCGCTTTCCCTATCACCTGGCGCGGGCCGTTATCGAGAACTCCAACGAGACTTTGAGCGACGAGGATGTCGAGAGGCTGCTCGCTCCGAATCCGGACGCCGGGACGTTCATCGTGGATCATTTCTACGGCTATTATTACACCAAACCGGTGCTCCGCTGGCTGGACCAGGTGTGGGCGAACATCCAGAGGCTGCCGGGGTACAAGAAGGACCTGGCGCTGGCCGCGCTCGGAAACACCGTGAAATCAAAGAGCGCCTTCGGTCAGTTTTCCCGCTCCAAGATGAACCGAAAAGCTGACCTGGAGACGGCGGCCAGCCTGGAACAGTCGCAGCTGTCCAATCCGCCCCTGTCGAAATTCATCGAATCCTTCAGGCGGTCCATCCGACAGCTCAACAACCTCGTGTTCGACAATGGGAAGGAGTGCAAGGTTTTCAACCTGGATGCGACCGAGGCCGTCCGGCGGTACGGATCGGATGTCCTTTACCTCGATCCGCCCTATGTGACCGAGTTCGGGAGCAACGACTACGAGGATTCCCTGCATTTCATCGAAGGGCTCATGAACCGCTGGGCGGACAAGGCGATCCATTCGAATCCGCGCAGGAATTTCCCTTCGAGAACACGATACACCAAGGAGTCGATTCGGTCCCTGCTCGAGACCTTGTCGGCGGAGGCACGCACTCGTTACGGCACGGTGCTGCTTTCTTATCGAGACCGGGCGTTTCCGCGCGAGGAGGAAATCCAACGAATCCTCGCCGAGCACTACGGCCTTGTCCGGGTCCGCGGCATGGAGGTGGACTACAACATTGCCAAAGACATCGGCCGGGAAGGCAAACACGCCCGGGAACTGCTCTTTGTCTCTTCCAAGCCCAGAAGTTCCCCCCGGTCCGCGGCGGCGTCCCGGAGCACGCTTTGTCATACCTCCATTCCCGTAGTTATCGACGCCTCGGCACCAACGGGCTTGAGCACGGAAGCGTTGGATGTCCCAAGGAACGCCGGTGACCCGAAGTTCACGTTCGTCCTCTGCCGTGTCGGCACCAACAAGAACGGCGATCACTTCACCCAGAATGAACTGGCGACCCGTTACACCACGGCCGTCAATAAAAAGATCGATCTCAAGCATTCCCAGGAATTCACGGACATCGTCGGCGGCATCGTCTCGGCGGACTTCGTCGAGGATGAGGACGGCGGGCGCGTCGAATGCGTCGGTGAACTCTTCGTGTCGGACAGCCTGCACGCGCAACTGGCCTACAAGCTGATCCGCAAGGGCATCGTCACCCAGGTGTCGATGGAGTGCGATTACGAGGAGGGAGAATGCTCGATTTGCGGCAAACGGGTGCAGTCGAAAGATGATTACTGCATACACCTGCGCAAACACAAGGCCGGCGAGTTTCAGGGGAAACCCGTCTACGAGATTCTGCACGGCGTGACCTTTACCGGTCTCGGCCTCCTCGACCGCAAGGGTGCCGATGATAACGCCCGCATCACACAGGTCGCCTCCGAGCGAGGCGGACAAACCCAAACCGTTGAAGAAGGAGGTCCACCGATGGACGAAAAGCAGAAAGCGAAAAACGAGGCGGCCGAAGCCGCCGACCAGAAGAAGGACGAAGGCGGCGGTGCCGTCGATGACAAGGCGCGCGTGAAAGAGCTCGAGAAAGAGAATCAGGAGCTCAAACAGGAGGTGCTCGCCTTGCAGAAGAAGCTCGAGGAAATGGAAGCCGAACGCAAGGCCGCTGCCAACCGCACCCGGGCGCAAAAGCTCATCCGCAAGATGGAGGAACAGAACATCTCCTTCGGCTCGGACGATGAGCGCGAGAAGGAAATCGAACGTCTCGCCGGGCTCTCGGACGAGGCCTTCGCGGCCACGGAAACCGCCATGGATCGGATGATCCGGTCAAACGCCGAGAAGGCCGAGAAACAGAAAGAAGAAGACGGCAAGGACTCCGCGAAAACGAAGGCCGAGTCCCAGAAGAAGGACACCCCCATGCGCAGCGACGCCGGTGTCCGTCCGAAGGACGTGGACGACCAGAAAAACAGCCTGGAAGACAAGCTCAAGAACGGCTTCATGGCCGCCTATCGGCATCGGGTGGCGTCCGCTGCGGGCGAGCCCGTCGCAACCAACTGATAAGGAGGAAAGAACATGCCTTTCATCAATCCCAATCATCGCGGCCTCGCTTACGGCGACGGCTACATGCAGGGCGACGGTCAACTCGGCCAGGTGGTGAAGATCTCCGGCGACGACCTGTTCGCCGTGAACACCGATCCGACGGCCAAGTCGTTCGGCATTCTGATCAAGGACTACAACAACGGCGAGATGCCCGGCATTTACTGCATGGGCGGTGTCTACGAAACCGACGTCTTCGAGGGGACCGTCAATCCCGACGACGACCTGAAGGTTTCGGCGAACGGCAAACTCACGGCGGGCGTCCAGGCCGGCGAAGAAGTGATCGCGCGGGCCATCTCCGCCTCCGGCGGAACGATCAAGTTCCGGCTGCTGATCTGATTAGAGGAGGAAATCCATTATGGAGACGACCCAAGTGAACGTGCACAGCCAGGAATACATGGAAACGATGGCTCGCCTGATGTCCGAGGCGCTGGAATCCCCGGATGGGATGCGCGCCCTTGCCGCGGCCATCGCCGCGCCCATCGAGCAGGAGATCAAGCGCAAGGAAATCTCCTCGCTGCTGCTGACCCGCCATACGCTTCCCAAGGGCGAGCGGCCGCTCTACCAGAAGAAGCCGAAGGTCAAGGCGTACTGGATCAGCAACGAGGGCGAAGCCCAGGAACAGGAGCTGGGAAAGGACGAGGTGGAGTTTCCCACCCACCGCATCCATTCCGCGCCGATGGTCGACGTGTCGGTGCTCAAGAACGGCAATATCGGTACCTTGATGGACATTCAGACCTCTGCGGCCGACGAAATCCGCAAGGAGATCGACAAGCGGACTATCACCGTGCTCTCCGCTTCGGTCCCGGCTGGAAACACCGTCGAGGTCACCGGCAACACGCTGACCGAGGAAGCCCTGAACGAGGCCGTTTCGATTATCGAGGACCTCGAGCTGTCCGTGAAATATATCGTCATGCGGGGCC harbors:
- a CDS encoding Site-specific DNA-methyltransferase (Adenine-specific) (modular protein), encoding MELFATDRDRLAFLLETDAALDLDFEAIEAQAEAAAEEPSPEQRPKYITNYIGSKQKLVDWIWKHTPEGVSSVADAFSGSAVVAYMFKTKGLRVLANDRLHYCYHAARAIIENDSVRLSDEDVEALLADNPKAGSFVRDNFKGIFFAKGVHALIDTIRANVDRLSGFKKDLALFALGKTCMSGKGGFGHFSSSTRYGKREDSPEEFKTRFRKNTARINALVFNNGKDCKALRKDINEFLPGTKVDLAYFDPPYATEFSTTNYEKAYHFVEGLMTYWEGLTLVEDSKTKHYETDHKTVTRANAAGFFETFLGNAKHIPHWLISYRDHAHPTEREMRGIITSLDRDSSMRSRDHHYAITSRHGDASHAKERLFICSRSAGRSTKADADASIETMTAQAIWEETENEVRYRVLDPERFVPDSFRRKTLEGVEGVAIIIGRLKKEFVPEGGNPRSMVLQAYRFVRKTERNPDGWTMEKAKEWIGKNDADKAADAALRVDANLRALADAPLGDSVDLLICQAGKADPVRVTGFMGSKYLMLGWIERNVPKDAESLLDAFSGGANVAYHFKRKGLKVIANDLLRFPYHLARAVIENSNETLSDEDVERLLAPNPDAGTFIVDHFYGYYYTKPVLRWLDQVWANIQRLPGYKKDLALAALGNTVKSKSAFGQFSRSKMNRKADLETAASLEQSQLSNPPLSKFIESFRRSIRQLNNLVFDNGKECKVFNLDATEAVRRYGSDVLYLDPPYVTEFGSNDYEDSLHFIEGLMNRWADKAIHSNPRRNFPSRTRYTKESIRSLLETLSAEARTRYGTVLLSYRDRAFPREEEIQRILAEHYGLVRVRGMEVDYNIAKDIGREGKHARELLFVSSKPRSSPRSAAASRSTLCHTSIPVVIDASAPTGLSTEALDVPRNAGDPKFTFVLCRVGTNKNGDHFTQNELATRYTTAVNKKIDLKHSQEFTDIVGGIVSADFVEDEDGGRVECVGELFVSDSLHAQLAYKLIRKGIVTQVSMECDYEEGECSICGKRVQSKDDYCIHLRKHKAGEFQGKPVYEILHGVTFTGLGLLDRKGADDNARITQVASERGGQTQTVEEGGPPMDEKQKAKNEAAEAADQKKDEGGGAVDDKARVKELEKENQELKQEVLALQKKLEEMEAERKAAANRTRAQKLIRKMEEQNISFGSDDEREKEIERLAGLSDEAFAATETAMDRMIRSNAEKAEKQKEEDGKDSAKTKAESQKKDTPMRSDAGVRPKDVDDQKNSLEDKLKNGFMAAYRHRVASAAGEPVATN
- a CDS encoding conserved hypothetical protein (Evidence 4 : Unknown function but conserved in other organisms) produces the protein MPFINPNHRGLAYGDGYMQGDGQLGQVVKISGDDLFAVNTDPTAKSFGILIKDYNNGEMPGIYCMGGVYETDVFEGTVNPDDDLKVSANGKLTAGVQAGEEVIARAISASGGTIKFRLLI
- a CDS encoding conserved hypothetical protein (Evidence 4 : Unknown function but conserved in other organisms), whose translation is METTQVNVHSQEYMETMARLMSEALESPDGMRALAAAIAAPIEQEIKRKEISSLLLTRHTLPKGERPLYQKKPKVKAYWISNEGEAQEQELGKDEVEFPTHRIHSAPMVDVSVLKNGNIGTLMDIQTSAADEIRKEIDKRTITVLSASVPAGNTVEVTGNTLTEEALNEAVSIIEDLELSVKYIVMRGRRFNDLRGWNLDPQTKAELRAKGVIKNYGTGGILLTAAQSLDEVLLIPDEEVGKMPVRENLKTEAIEQKTRFKTGWLVWSEMGQGVTRPDVVAKIKILG